From a region of the Listeria monocytogenes ATCC 19117 genome:
- the flhB gene encoding flagellar type III secretion system protein FlhB yields MAKDNKTEKATPRRIKKARNEGNVAKSKELNNAFSLLIVAGLLYFFGEMFIKNTIQAFVALLKQPPKLANMESYSLFYLMEFGKVLMPIMVMVVIFGLMNYGVQVGILFSAKAVKPQFKRLNPANYFKRVFSVKGIVEVVKALLLITLLSYVAYIGFRDHLDTLISYTGQNWLYSLGQIFALFKNEFLALFLVIAVIGLLDFFYQRYDYKKGLRMSKQEIKDEMKDSEGRPEVKQRQRSIARGLLQGSITKKMADATFVVNNPTHISVVMRYDKTKDHAPKLLVKGEDELALFIRQVADTDGVPMITNRQLARSIYYTTNPDEYIQEDLYKDVIEVMKELMDADKIKF; encoded by the coding sequence TTGGCGAAGGATAATAAGACGGAAAAAGCAACGCCACGCCGCATTAAGAAAGCTCGAAATGAAGGTAATGTGGCGAAAAGTAAAGAACTAAATAATGCTTTTTCACTGCTAATTGTAGCTGGGCTTCTTTATTTTTTTGGAGAAATGTTTATTAAAAACACGATTCAAGCATTTGTTGCTCTTTTGAAACAGCCACCGAAGCTTGCGAACATGGAAAGTTACAGTTTGTTTTACTTGATGGAGTTTGGCAAAGTGTTGATGCCGATTATGGTGATGGTTGTGATTTTTGGTTTGATGAACTACGGCGTGCAAGTCGGGATTTTATTTTCCGCGAAAGCAGTGAAACCTCAGTTCAAACGACTAAATCCAGCGAACTACTTTAAGCGAGTGTTCAGTGTGAAGGGAATTGTCGAGGTGGTGAAAGCGCTACTTTTAATTACGTTGCTTTCATACGTGGCGTATATTGGCTTTCGGGATCATCTAGACACGCTCATTAGTTACACCGGGCAAAATTGGCTTTACTCACTCGGACAAATTTTCGCTTTATTCAAAAATGAATTTCTGGCGCTCTTCCTTGTAATCGCAGTAATAGGGCTGCTTGACTTCTTTTACCAGCGTTATGACTATAAAAAAGGCTTGCGGATGTCGAAGCAAGAAATTAAGGACGAAATGAAAGATTCAGAAGGTCGACCGGAAGTGAAACAGCGCCAAAGAAGTATTGCGCGTGGGCTTCTCCAAGGTTCGATTACGAAAAAAATGGCGGACGCGACTTTTGTGGTGAACAACCCGACACATATTTCCGTTGTGATGCGTTATGACAAAACAAAAGATCATGCACCGAAATTGCTCGTTAAAGGGGAAGACGAGCTGGCACTGTTTATTCGTCAGGTGGCGGATACGGACGGGGTGCCGATGATTACAAATAGACAACTGGCACGAAGTATTTACTATACGACGAATCCAGATGAATACATACAAGAAGATTTATATAAAGATGTTATTGAAGTGATGAAAGAATTGATGGACGCAGACAAAATCAAGTTCTAA
- a CDS encoding flagellar biosynthesis protein FlhA, producing the protein MGNLGAIKKYFAILIAVSFVIALIVPLPPFVLDLVLVTILAFSVLVYMRATSIKDWNELKSFPSLLLLMGIFRVSINISTTRAILTTGDPGQVIKQFGNFVIGSNFVVGIVIFIILIVFQFIVANGSSRTAEVAARFTLDALPGKQMAIDADLNQRLITEPEAKEKRAYLNMETEFYGAMDGAGKFVKGDVLFTVLLAVVNIVFGLIVGMVQGGLSFGEAAVKYTELTIGDGIVSQIGSLLMAMSAGVIVTRVFDGSDDNVAVGIFKELMQNSVVVYTLAAMFILMGVFSPLPTIPFVGIGVVLGIIGYRTQFNLKKKEQLELEKEMELIQSETSSAEAEHNQAFGAAREKFPVVVELGLNIAALVKQKMNGETAKDKVVLMRKSILQDLGIGVPGINFKDNTSFQPRGKYEIKVKGVAVASGVLKAGHLLALKTPGVMMDLDAEPTKDPIFGEDGYWILPGELEDAQMKNYQVLEPLSILITHLDVVLRKNLHELLMRQQIKDLIDGLADENQILIDEIKKKEIDYSLIQGVLRQLLKEGISVRDLPTIVEGIIDGQTIYPNDLDGITAFVRERISKVICEQAKNQDGKIYALLLQDSIEMDTEIVNTPYYGYALNWALDKELPIIQKVRDTVNKAQLTGREPVILTRRKDFRFGFVRVLERYQLDVPVLSISELSPETEVEQIALIEPT; encoded by the coding sequence ATGGGGAATTTAGGTGCTATAAAAAAATATTTTGCTATCTTGATTGCGGTCTCGTTTGTTATTGCACTTATTGTGCCATTACCTCCGTTTGTATTGGATTTAGTGCTTGTGACGATCTTGGCGTTCTCTGTGTTAGTTTACATGCGTGCCACATCAATTAAAGATTGGAATGAATTAAAGTCATTTCCGTCTTTACTACTTTTGATGGGGATATTTCGGGTTTCGATAAATATTTCGACGACACGGGCGATCTTAACTACTGGTGATCCAGGACAAGTAATTAAACAATTTGGGAATTTTGTTATTGGTAGTAATTTTGTTGTTGGGATTGTTATTTTCATTATTTTAATCGTCTTTCAGTTTATTGTGGCAAATGGTTCTTCGCGGACAGCGGAGGTAGCAGCAAGATTTACGCTGGATGCTTTGCCCGGTAAACAAATGGCGATTGATGCGGATTTGAATCAACGGTTGATTACAGAGCCGGAAGCGAAAGAAAAACGCGCATATTTGAATATGGAAACCGAATTCTACGGAGCGATGGACGGAGCTGGGAAATTTGTAAAAGGGGATGTTCTTTTTACCGTTTTGCTTGCAGTTGTAAATATTGTATTCGGTTTAATTGTCGGTATGGTCCAAGGTGGGCTTTCGTTCGGGGAAGCTGCGGTGAAATATACGGAGTTAACAATCGGGGATGGCATCGTGAGCCAGATTGGTTCACTTTTAATGGCGATGTCAGCTGGGGTTATTGTAACTCGGGTATTTGACGGATCAGATGATAACGTTGCGGTCGGGATTTTCAAAGAATTAATGCAAAACTCGGTGGTCGTTTATACGCTCGCTGCCATGTTTATCTTAATGGGTGTATTTAGCCCACTACCAACGATTCCATTTGTTGGAATTGGCGTAGTGCTTGGAATAATCGGCTATCGTACGCAATTCAATTTAAAGAAAAAAGAGCAATTGGAACTTGAAAAAGAAATGGAGCTTATCCAGTCGGAAACCAGCTCTGCTGAAGCGGAACACAATCAAGCATTTGGCGCAGCACGAGAAAAATTCCCTGTAGTTGTGGAACTTGGCTTAAACATTGCGGCTCTCGTGAAACAAAAAATGAACGGAGAAACGGCAAAAGATAAAGTCGTCTTAATGCGAAAATCAATTTTACAAGATTTAGGTATTGGGGTCCCGGGGATTAATTTTAAAGATAATACGAGTTTTCAGCCGCGCGGGAAATATGAGATTAAGGTCAAAGGTGTGGCTGTTGCGAGCGGGGTTTTAAAGGCAGGACATTTATTAGCGCTAAAAACACCAGGCGTGATGATGGACCTTGATGCGGAGCCGACCAAGGATCCGATTTTCGGGGAAGATGGTTACTGGATTTTGCCGGGTGAGTTAGAAGATGCGCAGATGAAAAACTATCAAGTGCTCGAACCGCTTAGTATTTTAATTACGCATTTGGATGTTGTGCTGCGGAAGAACTTGCATGAGCTTCTGATGCGCCAACAAATTAAAGATTTAATTGACGGACTTGCTGATGAAAATCAAATTTTAATTGATGAAATTAAGAAAAAAGAAATTGATTATTCGCTAATTCAAGGGGTGCTTCGACAACTCTTGAAAGAAGGGATTTCGGTTCGCGATTTACCAACGATTGTCGAAGGGATTATTGATGGGCAAACGATTTATCCGAATGATCTTGATGGCATTACGGCATTTGTCAGGGAGCGGATTTCGAAAGTCATTTGTGAACAAGCGAAAAATCAAGATGGCAAAATTTACGCGCTACTTTTGCAAGATTCGATTGAAATGGATACAGAAATTGTCAACACGCCGTATTATGGCTACGCGCTGAACTGGGCGCTCGACAAGGAACTGCCAATCATTCAAAAAGTAAGAGATACCGTGAATAAAGCGCAACTCACTGGTCGTGAACCTGTCATTTTAACAAGGCGAAAAGATTTTCGATTTGGCTTTGTGCGAGTTTTGGAAAGATATCAATTGGACGTGCCGGTGCTCTCCATTAGTGAACTGTCGCCGGAAACAGAAGTGGAGCAAATTGCACTGATTGAACCAACTTGA
- the flhF gene encoding flagellar biosynthesis protein FlhF: MGKHLVEKMEIFKANSKREIHKKIRLVTNEPYKITDERVTKLGIFKKQYEVTAVIMSEVAIADGRMDFQETFQKSVVKNRPKTDDLLKKEKLLEMLAAGAELAQSTPLLEERKTQEEELSAMRLELAALNRELAVKMREEREQNSDFVKFLKGRGISDTYVADFMQAGRKQFKQVETAHLDDITDWFVPYLSGKLAVEDSFDLSNHRIISLIGQTGVGKTTTLVKLGWQLLKQNRTVGFITTDTFRSGAVEQFQGYADKLDVELIVATSPAELEEAVQYMTYVNCVDHILIDTVGRNYLAEESVSEISAYTDVVHPDLTCFTFSSGMKSADVMTILPKLAEIPIDGFIITKMDETTRIGDLYTVMQETNLPVLYMTDGQNITENIFRPKSRWLAERFVGTDRRRVLE; this comes from the coding sequence ATGGGAAAACATTTAGTAGAAAAGATGGAAATTTTTAAGGCGAACTCCAAGCGAGAAATACATAAAAAAATTCGCTTAGTCACGAATGAGCCATATAAAATTACGGATGAACGTGTCACAAAGCTTGGTATTTTTAAGAAACAGTATGAAGTGACGGCGGTCATTATGAGTGAAGTGGCGATAGCAGATGGTCGAATGGACTTTCAAGAAACATTTCAAAAATCGGTTGTCAAAAACAGACCGAAAACAGACGACTTATTAAAAAAAGAAAAATTACTAGAAATGCTTGCTGCGGGAGCGGAACTAGCACAGTCAACGCCGCTTTTAGAAGAACGAAAAACACAGGAAGAAGAATTGTCAGCGATGCGTCTCGAACTAGCGGCTTTAAACCGCGAGCTTGCAGTGAAAATGCGCGAGGAGCGTGAACAAAACAGTGATTTCGTGAAGTTTTTGAAGGGTCGCGGAATTAGTGATACGTATGTGGCGGACTTCATGCAGGCTGGGCGGAAGCAGTTTAAGCAAGTAGAAACGGCGCATTTGGATGATATTACAGATTGGTTCGTTCCTTATTTATCCGGAAAATTAGCGGTGGAAGATTCGTTTGATTTAAGCAACCACCGAATTATTTCCTTGATTGGGCAAACGGGTGTTGGGAAAACGACCACGCTTGTGAAACTTGGATGGCAGCTGTTAAAGCAAAATCGGACAGTGGGCTTTATCACTACAGATACTTTTCGGTCAGGCGCAGTGGAGCAGTTCCAAGGTTATGCGGACAAACTCGATGTGGAGCTTATCGTTGCGACGAGCCCGGCTGAACTAGAAGAAGCTGTGCAGTATATGACGTATGTTAACTGCGTGGATCATATTTTGATTGATACGGTTGGGAGAAATTACTTAGCCGAGGAATCAGTGAGTGAAATTTCTGCCTATACCGATGTTGTTCATCCGGACTTAACGTGTTTTACATTTTCTTCTGGAATGAAAAGTGCGGATGTGATGACGATTTTACCAAAACTAGCAGAAATTCCAATCGATGGTTTTATCATTACAAAAATGGATGAAACGACGCGTATTGGTGATTTATACACGGTGATGCAAGAAACAAATTTGCCGGTGTTATACATGACAGATGGACAAAATATTACGGAAAATATTTTCAGACCAAAAAGTCGTTGGTTAGCGGAGCGGTTTGTTGGGACAGATAGAAGGCGGGTGCTGGAATGA
- a CDS encoding flagellar basal-body rod protein FlgG, translating to MKGLYIGAAGMMNYMQHIQVHSNNVANAQTPGFKFDQLTSEVISRNKVNYQNGPVARQVGTIDYGVRPAATHINLTAGSSYITNRDRDFFMQDTDPTQGSNFFITAKNGEISLSRGGQFHSDQFGFLRTADGANLLSATGEAIQVGQKTSIRAEANGDLYNAETGQYLGRLGTKFVSANQADSLVKDGEGRLHVNGINTMNLPAGQGIIQNGVIETSNVDLGVEMVQLMDNQRMVQASKNVVNMFDKVYDKEATGLIRQ from the coding sequence ATGAAGGGGTTATACATTGGCGCAGCAGGGATGATGAACTACATGCAACATATTCAAGTTCATTCTAATAACGTGGCTAACGCGCAGACGCCAGGATTCAAATTTGATCAGCTTACGAGTGAAGTGATTTCGCGAAACAAAGTGAACTATCAAAATGGGCCTGTCGCTAGGCAAGTTGGGACAATTGATTACGGTGTTCGACCTGCTGCGACGCATATTAATTTGACAGCGGGATCAAGCTATATTACGAACCGCGACCGAGATTTCTTTATGCAAGACACGGATCCTACGCAAGGAAGTAATTTTTTCATCACTGCTAAAAATGGCGAAATTTCACTTTCACGTGGCGGGCAGTTTCACTCCGATCAGTTTGGTTTTCTGCGGACAGCAGATGGCGCCAATTTACTCAGTGCGACTGGGGAAGCGATTCAAGTGGGGCAAAAAACGTCGATTCGCGCCGAAGCAAATGGTGATTTATACAATGCGGAAACAGGTCAATACTTGGGCCGCCTTGGAACCAAATTTGTTTCCGCTAATCAAGCAGATAGTTTGGTGAAAGACGGCGAAGGTAGACTTCATGTAAATGGCATAAACACAATGAATTTACCAGCTGGACAAGGGATTATCCAAAATGGAGTTATCGAAACGTCTAATGTTGATTTAGGCGTAGAAATGGTACAACTCATGGATAACCAGCGCATGGTACAAGCTTCAAAAAATGTCGTTAATATGTTTGATAAAGTGTACGACAAAGAAGCAACTGGATTAATTCGTCAGTAA
- a CDS encoding CheR family methyltransferase: MIPDLEKDYLYFTRVVKRDLGLDLALYKETQMKRRILSFIVKKQYITFGEFFKHLKKDAVLLDEFISLITINVSSFFRNRNRWDALEKQVLPRLLEDSRGKLRVWSAACSSGEEPYSLAMMMERSVGTRHYDILATDLEPAILKRAVIGEYQSRQMEELTEQERHTAFVEKGDTYQILPKYRKSIRFRRHDLLTDYYEKGFDLIVCRNVLIYFTAEGKHQAYQKFAESLRRGGVLFIGGSEQILNPADYGLATLNNFFYIKT, from the coding sequence ATGATTCCAGATTTGGAAAAGGATTATCTTTACTTTACTCGTGTCGTCAAAAGGGACTTAGGTTTAGATTTAGCGCTTTATAAAGAAACGCAAATGAAACGTCGAATTTTATCTTTTATCGTGAAGAAGCAATATATTACATTTGGAGAATTTTTCAAACATCTCAAAAAAGATGCCGTTCTTTTAGATGAGTTCATTAGTTTGATTACGATTAATGTTTCGTCGTTTTTCCGTAATCGCAATCGCTGGGATGCGCTGGAAAAACAAGTACTTCCAAGGTTGCTTGAAGATAGTCGCGGGAAGCTTCGGGTTTGGAGTGCGGCTTGTTCATCAGGGGAGGAACCTTACTCGCTAGCGATGATGATGGAACGTTCAGTTGGCACAAGGCATTATGATATTTTAGCCACAGACCTCGAACCAGCTATTTTAAAACGCGCGGTCATTGGAGAATATCAAAGCCGTCAAATGGAAGAACTAACCGAACAAGAACGTCATACGGCATTTGTTGAAAAAGGGGATACATATCAGATTTTGCCTAAATATCGAAAGTCGATTCGTTTTAGACGGCACGATTTGCTGACCGATTATTACGAAAAAGGTTTTGATTTAATTGTTTGCCGTAATGTGTTGATTTATTTCACAGCAGAAGGAAAACACCAAGCATATCAGAAGTTTGCAGAGTCACTAAGACGTGGCGGCGTTCTTTTCATCGGCGGGTCAGAACAGATTTTGAACCCAGCTGATTACGGGCTTGCCACATTAAATAATTTTTTCTACATAAAAACCTAG
- a CDS encoding DUF3964 family protein, which yields MGRIENIKNLAFFEDKPGLAEQILMLEKKTQLFLPNEFEIRQTVGYEIGDKEVILGRLESFYFLALKGVGEDNYRSQAFASEADAKAFFVHLPEMENELVAFWLNEVELVR from the coding sequence ATGGGACGAATAGAAAACATTAAAAATTTAGCGTTTTTTGAGGACAAACCTGGACTCGCAGAACAAATTCTCATGCTTGAAAAGAAAACACAACTTTTCTTACCAAATGAATTTGAAATTAGACAAACAGTTGGCTATGAAATCGGGGATAAAGAAGTTATTCTAGGCCGACTCGAGTCATTTTATTTTCTCGCTTTAAAAGGTGTGGGAGAAGATAACTACCGCTCGCAAGCATTTGCCAGTGAAGCGGATGCTAAAGCGTTTTTCGTTCATTTACCAGAAATGGAAAACGAGTTAGTTGCCTTTTGGTTAAATGAAGTGGAATTAGTTCGCTGA
- the motA gene encoding flagellar motor stator protein MotA, with the protein MEITTIIGLVLAVIVIAGSFMIQNISLAMLFSAEALIVIILGTITAVMMAHPWSDVKVVPKLFKILFTKEKMPDKVEVLVQYKEYADEIRRSGVLALEDSVDEIEDPFMKRGMRLVVDGQSSPEFLRDVLEEEVASMEERHAAYAKIFASAGAYAPTLGVLGAAMGLIHAMGEMSNPDKLSEAIAAAFVCTIFGIFTGYVLWTPFANKLKVKSQKEVHLRYMMIEGVVALQERNAPRVVEERLLSFLSPKEKDVLRNGKGKKTREVEEIERGQASQETAGGTR; encoded by the coding sequence GTGGAAATAACAACGATTATAGGACTTGTGTTGGCAGTGATAGTCATTGCAGGTTCGTTCATGATTCAAAATATATCACTGGCGATGTTATTTAGCGCTGAAGCTTTAATTGTCATCATTCTTGGGACAATTACGGCTGTTATGATGGCGCACCCATGGAGTGATGTAAAAGTAGTACCGAAACTTTTTAAAATTCTTTTCACAAAAGAGAAGATGCCAGACAAAGTGGAAGTACTTGTGCAATACAAAGAATACGCAGACGAAATTAGGCGTAGCGGGGTACTTGCGCTGGAAGATTCTGTCGATGAAATTGAAGATCCATTTATGAAACGAGGGATGCGCTTAGTTGTAGATGGGCAGTCTTCCCCAGAATTTTTACGGGACGTTTTGGAAGAAGAAGTAGCGAGTATGGAAGAACGCCATGCTGCTTATGCGAAGATTTTTGCATCAGCTGGAGCATATGCGCCGACGCTTGGTGTACTCGGAGCAGCGATGGGACTCATTCATGCGATGGGGGAAATGTCGAACCCGGACAAACTTAGCGAAGCAATAGCCGCGGCGTTTGTTTGTACGATTTTCGGTATTTTTACCGGTTACGTACTTTGGACGCCATTTGCCAATAAATTAAAAGTGAAATCACAAAAAGAAGTGCATTTGAGATATATGATGATTGAGGGAGTCGTCGCGCTTCAAGAGCGAAATGCACCACGGGTTGTGGAAGAACGTTTATTATCTTTTTTAAGTCCAAAAGAGAAAGATGTGCTGCGAAATGGAAAAGGGAAGAAAACGAGAGAAGTGGAGGAAATTGAGCGTGGCCAAGCGTCGCAAGAAACCGCAGGAGGAACACGTTGA
- a CDS encoding flagellar motor protein MotB, whose amino-acid sequence MAKRRKKPQEEHVDETWLIPYSDLLTLLLALFIVLFASSSVDAKKFEQMGNAFKKIVEEGAAGNQAYVSKEKGPDDPNVNAVLKAMEEQDKKKEATEQEKAKKAAAALLKKQNEEKIEAFKKQIDSYIAAEHLGAKMTTKYSDEGLLITIRDDILFQSGSAELTAGKREIAKEIGELFAQGKGTMEGIVSGHTDNVPISTSIYSSNWELSVARAVNFMEAIIQENSEVNPGEFSARGYGEFRPVAKNDIAANREKNRRVEIMVRPINRDTLDEDE is encoded by the coding sequence GTGGCCAAGCGTCGCAAGAAACCGCAGGAGGAACACGTTGATGAAACGTGGTTAATTCCATATAGTGATTTGCTGACACTTTTACTTGCGCTATTCATCGTTCTGTTTGCCTCCAGTTCCGTTGATGCTAAGAAGTTTGAACAAATGGGAAATGCATTTAAGAAAATTGTAGAGGAAGGCGCGGCAGGCAATCAAGCATATGTATCCAAAGAAAAAGGACCAGATGATCCTAATGTGAATGCAGTCTTGAAGGCGATGGAAGAGCAAGATAAAAAGAAAGAAGCAACCGAACAAGAGAAAGCCAAAAAAGCAGCAGCGGCCTTACTTAAAAAGCAAAACGAAGAAAAGATTGAAGCCTTTAAAAAACAAATTGATAGTTATATTGCAGCAGAACATTTGGGAGCAAAAATGACAACGAAATACTCGGATGAAGGGCTTTTGATAACTATCCGTGATGATATTTTATTCCAGTCGGGAAGTGCAGAATTAACTGCAGGAAAACGCGAGATTGCCAAAGAAATCGGCGAACTTTTTGCGCAAGGAAAAGGAACGATGGAAGGGATTGTTTCTGGACATACCGATAATGTGCCAATAAGCACCTCAATTTACTCTTCCAACTGGGAATTAAGTGTCGCGCGCGCCGTTAATTTCATGGAAGCAATCATTCAAGAAAATAGCGAAGTAAACCCAGGCGAGTTCAGTGCTCGCGGCTACGGAGAATTCAGACCTGTCGCCAAAAATGATATCGCAGCAAATCGCGAAAAAAATCGGCGTGTAGAAATCATGGTACGCCCAATTAATCGCGATACGCTAGATGAAGATGAGTAG
- a CDS encoding glycosyltransferase family 2 protein — protein MRPLISICMIVKNEAHILRQSLASFRKFTEEIIIVDTGSTDETKEIAQEFTDFVYDFEWTGNFSDARNFAAKHATGKWILAIDADECLEEESYRKLEKQLKSPIEPIQMAQIISFTGEKGRVTTTNQMARVYKNDGTICFRGVIHEQLEAVDKHPIAAGVAEVKIYHYGYMTEIVEKQDKSDRNLRLLEKEVKNNKNSGFVHFNIGQEMNRLGNKKEALKEFSEAFRLRDHNHYIWAKLSAYHIAELLEQEKRYDESLAIIEEARIIWPNVPEFPLKKANILYVNHQLEDAKEIYQSLLENTAIDYQSIVLYEATNFMPHKMLGTIYLEEKDYTRAMTHFSKAYAENSSDYGVMFQMIMLLSKFHQPKEIFAFMERHHFISSTETGLRLLSMTTQQGYAELSELIVQSLTDVYPPVAEATEVKIATIRNVFPVISESAILFGIKEELIDAADLCLWHYENPQLPIENVMKNSDVGDIYDFIFENGPRISKKRYLFVLERAIALGKGEFADYLLALRNVYHDSINSHIADLFFQYDFADIALDFYNIVDADEVTKQGYINLINYLVDAEVLDEALAIAERGIDNFSTDFRFYLWTIKIDTENRANRISEAMDEFPNNRYLAKLLDEVTMLQDTVTNNR, from the coding sequence ATGCGGCCGTTAATTTCGATTTGTATGATAGTCAAAAATGAAGCACATATTTTACGACAAAGTTTAGCGTCTTTTAGAAAATTTACAGAAGAAATCATTATTGTAGATACAGGTTCCACTGACGAAACCAAGGAAATTGCACAAGAATTCACTGATTTTGTCTATGACTTTGAATGGACTGGCAACTTTTCTGATGCAAGAAACTTTGCGGCCAAACATGCAACGGGCAAATGGATTTTAGCGATTGATGCAGACGAATGTTTGGAAGAAGAAAGTTATCGCAAATTAGAAAAACAGTTAAAATCACCAATCGAACCAATTCAAATGGCGCAAATTATTAGCTTTACAGGGGAAAAAGGGCGAGTGACAACAACGAACCAAATGGCGCGGGTTTATAAAAATGACGGGACGATTTGTTTCCGTGGCGTCATTCATGAACAACTAGAAGCGGTAGACAAACACCCGATTGCAGCTGGGGTTGCTGAAGTAAAAATTTATCATTATGGCTATATGACGGAGATTGTCGAAAAACAAGACAAATCAGACCGTAATTTACGTTTATTAGAAAAAGAAGTAAAAAATAATAAAAATAGCGGATTTGTACATTTTAACATTGGGCAAGAAATGAACCGACTTGGTAATAAGAAGGAAGCGCTGAAAGAATTTTCCGAAGCGTTCCGACTACGTGACCACAATCACTACATTTGGGCGAAACTAAGTGCTTATCATATTGCCGAACTACTCGAACAAGAAAAACGCTATGATGAAAGCTTGGCCATTATCGAAGAAGCAAGAATCATTTGGCCAAACGTACCAGAGTTCCCACTAAAAAAAGCTAATATTTTATATGTGAATCACCAACTCGAAGATGCGAAAGAAATTTATCAAAGTCTGCTAGAAAATACAGCAATTGACTACCAATCAATCGTGCTTTACGAAGCAACCAATTTCATGCCACACAAAATGCTCGGAACGATTTACTTAGAAGAAAAAGATTATACGCGCGCGATGACTCATTTTTCTAAAGCCTATGCGGAAAATAGTTCTGATTACGGTGTGATGTTCCAAATGATTATGCTGCTTAGCAAATTCCACCAACCAAAAGAAATTTTTGCCTTTATGGAACGTCATCACTTTATCTCTAGCACAGAAACTGGTTTGCGCTTACTTTCGATGACAACCCAACAAGGCTACGCAGAATTATCTGAACTAATTGTTCAATCGCTAACTGATGTGTATCCACCTGTCGCAGAAGCAACAGAGGTGAAGATTGCAACGATCCGCAACGTCTTCCCGGTAATTAGCGAATCTGCTATTTTATTCGGTATTAAAGAAGAGTTGATTGATGCAGCTGACTTATGTTTGTGGCACTATGAAAATCCGCAATTACCAATCGAAAATGTCATGAAAAATAGCGATGTTGGCGACATTTATGATTTTATCTTTGAAAACGGTCCACGAATTAGCAAGAAACGTTATTTATTTGTATTAGAGCGGGCGATTGCACTTGGAAAAGGCGAGTTTGCTGATTACTTATTGGCACTTCGTAACGTTTATCATGACAGCATTAATAGCCACATTGCAGATTTATTTTTCCAATATGATTTTGCGGATATCGCGCTCGATTTCTACAATATCGTTGACGCAGACGAAGTGACCAAACAAGGCTATATCAACCTAATTAATTATTTAGTAGATGCCGAAGTACTGGATGAGGCACTTGCGATTGCAGAACGTGGCATTGATAATTTTAGTACTGATTTCCGCTTTTACCTTTGGACAATCAAAATTGATACCGAAAATCGCGCGAATCGAATTAGTGAGGCAATGGACGAATTTCCGAATAACCGCTATTTAGCAAAACTGTTGGATGAAGTGACCATGCTTCAAGACACTGTTACAAACAATCGATAG
- a CDS encoding chemotaxis protein, translated as MTEEKGILLQSGTNELEIVTFTVGENLFCINVLKVKEIIHPLEVTPVPDSNPAIEGVSQVRGEIMPVVNLARVMKLPEIEPENTKFIITELNQMKIVFRVDEVHRIQRISWEQIEEPEKLSIGLEELAVGIVKLDGNLVLLLDYEKIIYEISGNADFAVTGEDRMARKVNREEKTIFIAEDSQMLRQLLEDTLHEAGYTNLQFFANGREAQEHIFKLLKEQKEQTFENVNLLITDIEMPQMDGHHLTKVIKEDEIGRELPVVIFSSLITEDLEHKGAGVGADAQVSKPNIHQLINILDELVL; from the coding sequence ATGACAGAAGAAAAAGGAATTTTACTACAAAGTGGAACAAATGAATTGGAAATTGTTACATTTACTGTTGGCGAAAACTTATTTTGTATTAACGTTTTAAAAGTGAAAGAAATTATTCATCCGCTCGAAGTAACTCCTGTACCAGATTCGAACCCGGCAATTGAAGGCGTTTCCCAAGTTCGCGGCGAAATCATGCCAGTTGTGAACCTTGCCCGTGTGATGAAATTGCCAGAAATTGAGCCAGAAAACACGAAATTCATTATCACAGAACTAAACCAAATGAAAATCGTTTTCCGTGTCGATGAGGTTCATCGTATCCAACGTATTTCGTGGGAACAAATTGAAGAACCAGAAAAACTATCGATTGGTTTAGAAGAATTAGCAGTCGGTATCGTAAAATTAGACGGCAACTTAGTACTCTTATTAGATTATGAAAAAATTATTTACGAAATTAGCGGAAATGCTGATTTTGCTGTCACAGGTGAAGACCGTATGGCGCGAAAAGTAAATCGTGAAGAGAAGACGATTTTTATTGCCGAGGACTCACAAATGCTGCGCCAACTGCTTGAAGATACGCTTCATGAGGCCGGTTATACAAATCTGCAGTTCTTTGCAAATGGTCGCGAAGCACAAGAGCATATTTTCAAATTGCTCAAAGAACAAAAAGAACAAACGTTTGAAAATGTTAACTTATTAATCACCGATATTGAAATGCCGCAAATGGACGGACATCATTTAACAAAAGTAATCAAAGAAGATGAAATTGGCCGTGAATTGCCAGTTGTTATTTTCTCTTCGTTAATTACAGAAGATCTGGAACATAAAGGCGCAGGTGTTGGAGCCGATGCGCAAGTAAGTAAACCAAATATCCATCAACTCATTAATATTTTAGATGAGCTAGTTTTGTAA